A window from Desulfobacteraceae bacterium encodes these proteins:
- a CDS encoding TRAP transporter substrate-binding protein DctP has product YEKGGLEMMQEIYGKFNLFALPGGQCGQEMGLFSNKRATKMEDFKGMRVRTPGWYMDILNNMGASVSPLPGGEVYLALERGVIDAAEFSSPAINYPMGFDEITKFAIQPGVHQPGIQCALFFNKDAYDKLPEDLKWIIDICAKETQLWSYNWINSLNAEAIRRFKEKIEIVKLDTETLVDFRKFTKAYLDEVKAKYPDVKKVLDSQEAFLESFADWRDARSGATPWPYETYITGRITE; this is encoded by the coding sequence TGTATGAAAAGGGCGGGCTGGAGATGATGCAGGAGATCTATGGAAAATTCAACCTCTTTGCCCTTCCCGGGGGGCAGTGCGGCCAGGAAATGGGGCTTTTCTCCAACAAGCGTGCCACCAAGATGGAGGACTTCAAAGGCATGCGAGTGCGCACCCCGGGCTGGTACATGGACATTTTGAACAACATGGGTGCCTCGGTCAGCCCCCTTCCCGGCGGCGAGGTGTACCTGGCCCTGGAGCGCGGCGTCATCGATGCGGCCGAGTTCTCCTCACCAGCCATCAACTACCCCATGGGTTTCGATGAGATCACCAAGTTTGCCATTCAGCCGGGCGTCCACCAGCCGGGCATCCAGTGCGCCCTCTTCTTCAACAAGGACGCCTACGACAAGCTGCCCGAAGATTTGAAGTGGATCATCGACATCTGCGCCAAGGAAACCCAGCTCTGGAGCTACAACTGGATCAACAGCCTCAACGCCGAGGCGATCCGGCGGTTCAAGGAAAAAATTGAGATCGTCAAACTGGACACCGAGACCCTGGTCGATTTCCGCAAGTTCACCAAGGCCTATCTCGACGAGGTCAAGGCCAAGTACCCCGACGTCAAAAAAGTCCTCGACAGCCAGGAAGCCTTCCTGGAGAGCTTTGCCGACTGGCGTGACGCCCGCAGCGGCGCCACCCCGTGGCCGTATGAAACTTACATCACGGGCCGGATCACCGAATAA
- a CDS encoding TRAP transporter small permease subunit, translating to MFATISRAIDTFNKRQGEVTSLLVLPLLAVVIYEVFMRYVFNAPTIWGFEVTTFLYGLHYMFGYAYTDVLDGHVRVDIFTARMSPRAQALLAIITNVVIFLPVMTCLTIWTFKYGITSLKGLEVNSTSWAPPIYPIKLVMAACFLFLLLQGISNLIKDVKTLSAAR from the coding sequence ATGTTCGCCACGATTTCACGTGCCATCGACACGTTCAACAAAAGGCAGGGCGAAGTCACCTCGCTGCTGGTTCTGCCGCTGCTGGCGGTGGTGATCTACGAGGTTTTCATGCGTTACGTCTTCAATGCCCCGACCATCTGGGGGTTTGAGGTCACCACCTTTCTCTACGGCCTCCACTACATGTTCGGCTATGCCTACACCGATGTTCTGGACGGCCATGTCCGGGTGGACATTTTCACCGCGCGCATGTCGCCCCGCGCCCAGGCGCTCCTGGCGATCATCACCAACGTGGTCATTTTCCTGCCGGTTATGACCTGCCTGACCATCTGGACGTTCAAGTACGGTATCACCTCCCTCAAGGGCCTGGAGGTCAACTCCACCAGCTGGGCGCCGCCGATCTACCCCATCAAGCTGGTCATGGCCGCCTGCTTTCTGTTTCTGCTGCTCCAGGGGATCTCCAATCTCATCAAAGACGTGAAAACGCTTTCGGCTGCGAGGTAA
- a CDS encoding TRAP transporter large permease subunit: protein MSPEILTVGMFATLIFAITLGHPLAYTLAGVATLFGLIDNGFNIPGLFDLFANNAWGLMNNYTLVAIPLFILMAQLLDRSKVAEALFEALYIVLGGIKGGLGLAVVVVCTVFAATTGIIGASVVAMGLLATPALLGKGYQKEMTSGIICAAGTLGILIPPSIMMVVYGGLTGLKETSVGNLFAGAIFPGLILAGLYFLYIFIRCNLNPALGPPISKVEASRWSARQKWGMTLKSLVPPLALILAVMGTILAGVATPTEAAGLGAFGALVLAILNRKFSWEVLKLSCQSTLKTTSMVMMLFIGGTFFSTVFLSMGGGDVVADVLIGSGLNRWIVLMIMMAIVFLMGMFIDWAAILLVTVPIFMPIAMELDFNPLWFSILMCVNLQTSFLTPPFGYALFYFKGVAPESYSMTHIYKGIMPFVLLQLLAMVVLSVFPTVTTWLPQLFFGG from the coding sequence ATGAGTCCTGAAATTCTCACCGTGGGCATGTTCGCCACCCTGATTTTCGCCATCACCTTGGGGCATCCCCTGGCTTACACCCTGGCGGGAGTGGCCACCCTCTTCGGCCTGATCGACAACGGCTTCAACATCCCGGGGCTCTTCGACCTGTTTGCCAACAACGCCTGGGGGCTGATGAACAACTACACCCTGGTGGCCATCCCGCTGTTCATTCTGATGGCTCAGCTGCTGGATCGCTCCAAGGTGGCCGAGGCGCTCTTTGAGGCGCTCTACATCGTTCTGGGCGGCATCAAGGGTGGTCTGGGTCTGGCGGTGGTCGTGGTCTGCACCGTTTTCGCCGCGACCACCGGGATCATCGGCGCCTCGGTGGTGGCCATGGGCCTGCTGGCGACCCCGGCATTGCTGGGTAAGGGCTACCAGAAGGAGATGACCAGCGGCATCATCTGCGCCGCCGGCACCCTGGGGATCCTGATCCCCCCCAGCATCATGATGGTGGTCTACGGCGGCCTGACCGGGCTCAAGGAAACCTCGGTGGGCAACCTTTTCGCCGGCGCCATCTTCCCGGGCCTGATCCTCGCGGGGCTTTATTTCCTTTACATCTTCATCCGCTGCAACCTGAACCCCGCCCTCGGCCCCCCGATTTCCAAGGTGGAGGCCAGCCGGTGGTCCGCCCGCCAAAAATGGGGCATGACCCTGAAATCCCTGGTTCCCCCGCTGGCACTGATCCTGGCCGTCATGGGTACCATCCTCGCCGGTGTGGCCACCCCCACCGAAGCGGCGGGACTCGGTGCTTTCGGCGCCCTGGTGCTGGCCATCCTGAACCGCAAGTTCAGCTGGGAGGTTCTCAAGCTCTCCTGCCAGTCGACCCTCAAAACCACCTCCATGGTGATGATGCTCTTTATCGGCGGCACCTTTTTCTCCACCGTTTTTCTGAGCATGGGCGGCGGCGACGTGGTGGCGGATGTCCTGATCGGCAGCGGTCTAAACCGCTGGATCGTGCTCATGATCATGATGGCCATCGTCTTTTTGATGGGCATGTTCATCGACTGGGCCGCCATTTTGCTGGTCACGGTCCCGATCTTCATGCCCATCGCGATGGAACTCGATTTCAATCCGCTGTGGTTTTCGATCCTGATGTGCGTCAATCTGCAGACTTCCTTCCTGACGCCGCCCTTCGGCTACGCGCTGTTCTACTTCAAGGGCGTCGCCCCGGAGAGCTACAGCATGACGCACATCTACAAGGGGATCATGCCGTTCGTGTTGCTGCAGCTCTTGGCGATGGTGGTCCTGAGCGTCTTCCCGACCGTGACCACCTGGCTGCCGCAACTTTTCTTCGGCGGGTGA
- a CDS encoding (Fe-S)-binding protein — MRSYPLKPETVYFFGTCLVDMVYPDAGMAAIRLLQREGLHVVYPQAQSCCGQPAYNSGFPDEARAVARKQLRLFPKDYPIVVPSGSCAGMMHRHYPALFAEDSDRALAEEFAGRVFELTEFLVHVLQIRLEDRGAPVTVTWHSSCHALREMGVIQDSKSLIRQLKNVTLLELENEHECCGFGGTFAVKQPEISAAMVADKAADIRQTGATTVLGGDCGCLMNITGALQHQRVPVTGQHIAQFIWERIHG; from the coding sequence ATGCGAAGCTACCCCCTCAAACCGGAAACGGTCTATTTCTTCGGAACCTGCCTGGTGGACATGGTCTATCCGGATGCGGGCATGGCGGCCATCCGCCTGCTGCAACGTGAAGGCCTGCACGTCGTCTACCCCCAGGCCCAGTCCTGCTGCGGCCAGCCGGCCTACAACTCGGGGTTTCCGGACGAAGCCCGGGCCGTGGCCCGCAAACAGCTGCGACTGTTCCCCAAGGACTACCCGATCGTCGTGCCCTCGGGGTCTTGCGCCGGCATGATGCACCGCCACTATCCGGCCCTTTTCGCCGAGGATTCGGACCGGGCGCTGGCGGAGGAGTTTGCCGGACGCGTCTTCGAGTTGACCGAGTTTCTGGTGCACGTGCTGCAAATCCGGTTGGAAGACCGCGGCGCGCCGGTGACGGTCACCTGGCACTCCTCCTGCCACGCCCTGCGGGAAATGGGGGTGATCCAGGATTCCAAGTCGCTCATCCGCCAGCTCAAGAACGTCACCCTGCTGGAGCTCGAAAACGAGCACGAGTGCTGCGGCTTCGGCGGGACTTTCGCCGTCAAGCAGCCGGAAATTTCGGCCGCCATGGTGGCCGACAAGGCCGCCGACATCCGCCAGACCGGCGCCACCACGGTCCTCGGCGGTGACTGCGGCTGCCTGATGAACATCACCGGTGCCCTGCAGCACCAGCGGGTGCCCGTCACCGGGCAGCACATCGCCCAATTCATCTGGGAGAGAATCCATGGCTGA
- a CDS encoding iron-sulfur cluster-binding protein — protein sequence MAETTGFDFAKNIRQALGDQQLRKNFKFAMGSMIQKRRLVFADEDEFEQLRAIGQAIRTRALAKLPELLAQLEARCTANGIQVHWAETAEEANATVLEIMQRHGATRMVKGKSMVSEEMHLNRFLEARGIAVTETDLGEFIIQLAGETPSHIIVPAIHKNKEQIARLFHEKIPDTPYTEKVEELNAIARRTLRQRFFDGQVGLSGVNMAVAETGTLCLVENEGNGRMCTTVPPVHIAVMGLEKVVEKLSDVPPLLRLLTGSATGQLITTYFNMITSPRRPGEKDGPLEVHLVILDNGRSRILTDPQFRQTLQCIRCGTCLNHCPVYTRIGGHAFGHVYPGPIGEILTPQMEGLQEAGVLATASSLCNACEAVCPVKIPIPGLIRELRNASYTATPTGRVPGEGFKRNLPETLAWKAWEKVNRTPALNAVVTRLAGLLGDKAPRLGPLKIWSRYRTPPRVARRSLHAMTRAQGVDNE from the coding sequence ATGGCTGAAACCACGGGGTTTGATTTCGCCAAAAACATCCGGCAGGCGCTAGGCGATCAGCAGCTGCGCAAGAACTTCAAATTCGCCATGGGCAGCATGATCCAGAAGCGCCGCCTGGTTTTCGCCGACGAGGACGAGTTCGAACAGCTGCGCGCCATCGGCCAGGCGATCCGCACCCGGGCGCTCGCCAAACTGCCCGAACTGCTGGCCCAGCTGGAAGCGCGCTGTACCGCAAACGGCATCCAGGTCCACTGGGCGGAGACCGCCGAGGAGGCCAACGCCACGGTGCTGGAGATCATGCAGCGCCACGGTGCCACCCGCATGGTCAAGGGCAAGTCGATGGTCTCCGAGGAAATGCACCTCAACCGCTTCCTGGAGGCCCGGGGGATCGCGGTCACCGAGACCGACCTGGGGGAGTTCATCATCCAGTTGGCCGGCGAAACCCCATCGCACATCATCGTGCCCGCCATTCACAAGAACAAGGAGCAGATCGCGCGCCTGTTTCACGAAAAGATCCCCGACACCCCCTACACCGAGAAGGTCGAGGAGCTCAACGCGATCGCTCGCCGCACCCTGCGTCAGAGGTTTTTCGACGGCCAGGTGGGTCTCAGCGGGGTCAACATGGCGGTGGCCGAGACCGGCACCCTTTGTCTGGTGGAAAACGAGGGCAACGGCCGGATGTGCACCACCGTCCCGCCGGTTCACATCGCCGTGATGGGCCTGGAAAAGGTGGTCGAGAAGCTCTCCGACGTCCCGCCGCTGCTGCGCCTGCTGACCGGTTCGGCCACCGGCCAGCTGATCACCACCTATTTCAACATGATCACCTCGCCCCGCAGGCCGGGGGAAAAGGACGGCCCGCTGGAGGTGCATCTGGTCATCCTGGACAACGGCCGCTCGCGGATCCTGACCGACCCCCAATTCCGCCAGACCCTGCAGTGCATCCGCTGCGGCACCTGCCTGAATCACTGCCCGGTCTACACCCGCATCGGCGGTCATGCCTTCGGACACGTCTACCCGGGGCCCATCGGGGAAATCCTCACCCCTCAGATGGAGGGTCTGCAGGAGGCCGGTGTCCTGGCCACCGCCTCCAGCCTGTGCAACGCCTGCGAGGCCGTCTGCCCGGTCAAGATCCCGATTCCCGGTCTGATCCGCGAACTGCGCAACGCGAGCTACACCGCCACCCCCACCGGTCGCGTGCCCGGTGAGGGGTTCAAGCGCAACCTCCCGGAAACCCTGGCCTGGAAAGCCTGGGAAAAGGTCAACCGCACCCCGGCCTTGAATGCCGTCGTCACCCGTCTGGCCGGTCTCCTGGGGGACAAGGCACCCCGTTTGGGCCCCCTGAAAATCTGGAGCCGCTATCGAACGCCCCCCCGGGTGGCTCGGCGCAGCCTGCACGCCATGACCCGCGCCCAAGGAGTCGATAATGAGTGA
- a CDS encoding lactate utilization protein produces the protein MSDTARENILRKLAAAHRPAQIPETGALPIAALCQAEKIEQLKHFMEAVRGEVHVVKKEGWIARLQDLLRPRALKTLLYGPATPLGKALAAGWPPEDPGLPRLVPYAAPVEDFKSELFQLDAGITGTLGAIAENGALILWPTPEEPRLISLVPPIHIALVDARDIYCNFADALTAGTWKANMPTNALLISGPSKTADIELTLAFGVHGPREVLVLVLEA, from the coding sequence ATGAGTGACACCGCCCGTGAAAACATCCTGCGCAAGCTCGCCGCCGCCCACCGACCCGCCCAAATTCCGGAAACCGGGGCGCTGCCGATCGCCGCGCTCTGCCAGGCGGAAAAAATCGAACAGCTCAAGCATTTCATGGAGGCCGTGAGAGGCGAGGTGCACGTGGTCAAGAAGGAGGGCTGGATCGCCCGGCTTCAGGATCTGCTGCGCCCGCGCGCTTTGAAGACCCTGCTCTACGGCCCGGCAACGCCCCTCGGCAAAGCCCTGGCGGCCGGGTGGCCCCCCGAAGACCCGGGGCTGCCCCGACTGGTGCCCTATGCCGCGCCGGTGGAGGATTTCAAGTCCGAGCTGTTCCAGCTAGATGCCGGCATCACCGGTACGCTGGGCGCCATCGCCGAAAACGGGGCCCTGATCCTGTGGCCCACCCCCGAGGAGCCGCGCCTGATTTCACTGGTGCCGCCGATTCACATCGCCCTAGTGGACGCCCGCGACATCTACTGCAATTTTGCCGACGCCCTCACGGCCGGCACCTGGAAGGCGAACATGCCGACCAATGCCCTGCTGATTTCCGGTCCGTCCAAAACGGCGGACATCGAACTCACCCTGGCCTTCGGGGTCCACGGCCCGCGTGAGGTGCTGGTCCTGGTCCTGGAAGCGTGA
- a CDS encoding universal stress protein has product MLPEIKKILYATDLSENARYAARYAVALAERFNAEITTVHVIEQISANIHSRVAAMLGEAEWQEIQARRREETFTTIQTRLRNFCRDLQDQLAGCRLEQADIVTREGEPVSEILALAKERPFDLIVMGTRGLGALADAVMGSTARRVIRRAQIPVMVVRLPGETS; this is encoded by the coding sequence ATGTTACCGGAAATAAAAAAGATCCTTTACGCCACGGACCTCTCCGAAAACGCCCGCTACGCCGCCCGCTACGCAGTCGCGCTGGCCGAACGCTTCAATGCCGAGATCACGACTGTGCACGTCATCGAGCAAATCTCGGCCAACATTCACAGCCGGGTGGCGGCGATGCTGGGAGAGGCCGAGTGGCAGGAAATCCAGGCGCGCCGCCGGGAGGAGACCTTCACCACGATCCAGACGCGGCTCAGGAATTTCTGCCGGGACCTCCAAGACCAGCTGGCCGGCTGCCGGCTGGAGCAGGCCGACATCGTCACCCGTGAAGGGGAGCCGGTCTCTGAAATCCTGGCGCTGGCAAAAGAACGGCCTTTCGATCTGATCGTGATGGGCACCCGCGGTCTGGGCGCCCTGGCCGACGCCGTGATGGGCAGCACGGCCCGCCGGGTGATTCGCCGCGCCCAAATCCCGGTGATGGTGGTCCGCCTGCCCGGGGAAACGAGCTGA
- a CDS encoding GatB/YqeY domain-containing protein: MSIQAKLKEDLTAAIKTRDEARKEALRVVLGEFGRQETKQLGDEDVIRILKKLIKAEREVLDRRGMAGDSAFITILASYLPQMASEEEITSWVRQNIDFTQFKNKMQAVGAVMKHFGPRADGSRVKALLQGM; encoded by the coding sequence ATGTCCATTCAGGCAAAACTCAAGGAGGACCTCACAGCCGCCATCAAAACCCGCGACGAGGCCCGCAAGGAAGCCCTGCGCGTGGTCCTGGGGGAATTCGGGCGGCAGGAGACGAAACAGCTCGGCGATGAGGATGTCATCAGGATTCTGAAGAAGCTGATCAAAGCGGAGCGCGAGGTGCTGGACCGCAGGGGAATGGCGGGGGATTCGGCCTTCATCACGATCCTCGCGTCCTATCTGCCGCAGATGGCTTCCGAGGAGGAAATCACTTCCTGGGTGCGGCAGAATATCGATTTTACCCAGTTCAAAAACAAGATGCAGGCCGTCGGGGCGGTCATGAAACACTTCGGTCCGCGGGCCGACGGCAGCCGTGTCAAGGCGCTCCTGCAGGGCATGTGA
- a CDS encoding M48 family metallopeptidase has product MNWIGVLILAGLAAELLLNTLADFLNLRLAGAEVPADFRDVYDPERYRKAQAYLAANTRLGWAVRGFDTLVLLLFWFGGGFGVLDGWVRGFGWGPIPTGLAFVGALAGLKLVLGLPFDLYATFGIEARFGFNRTSAAVFWADRVKGLGLALVLGGPLLAALLGFLIYAGDHAWWGCWLALSLFMLGLQLAAPAWILPLFNRFQPLPEGRLRQAILAYARGIRFPLDNILVMDGSRRSGKSNAFFTGLGRHKRIVLFDTLVKRHSVDEMVAILAHEMGHFKKRHMDQALVIAVVHAGVICYLLALVLSCPALYAAFFLETPSVHAGLVFFGILCGPLEFLVGLPLRALARQNELAADRFAVATTGSKEALESALKKLSAHNLANLSPHRFYVWLHYAHPPVTQRIAAIETIRDPRLFGWDPKTF; this is encoded by the coding sequence ATGAACTGGATCGGCGTCCTCATTCTGGCGGGTCTTGCGGCCGAGTTACTGCTGAACACCCTGGCCGATTTTCTCAACTTGCGGTTGGCCGGGGCCGAAGTGCCCGCCGACTTCCGTGACGTCTACGACCCCGAGCGCTATCGCAAAGCCCAGGCCTATTTGGCCGCAAACACCCGTCTGGGGTGGGCTGTGAGGGGCTTTGATACCCTGGTCCTGCTGCTGTTCTGGTTTGGGGGCGGGTTCGGCGTGCTGGACGGCTGGGTGCGCGGCTTCGGCTGGGGCCCGATACCGACCGGGCTTGCCTTTGTGGGCGCTCTGGCCGGCTTGAAGCTGGTCCTGGGACTGCCCTTTGATCTCTATGCAACGTTTGGAATCGAGGCGCGCTTCGGTTTCAATCGTACCAGCGCCGCGGTTTTCTGGGCCGATCGGGTCAAAGGGCTCGGGCTGGCCCTGGTTCTCGGGGGGCCGCTGCTGGCGGCCCTGCTGGGTTTTTTGATTTATGCCGGGGACCATGCCTGGTGGGGCTGCTGGCTTGCCCTGAGTCTCTTCATGCTGGGGCTGCAGCTGGCTGCGCCGGCCTGGATCCTGCCGCTTTTCAACCGCTTCCAGCCCCTGCCCGAGGGGCGGCTGCGGCAGGCCATCCTGGCCTATGCCCGTGGGATCCGCTTTCCACTGGACAATATCCTGGTGATGGACGGCTCGCGCCGTTCGGGAAAATCAAACGCCTTTTTTACCGGATTGGGCCGGCACAAGCGCATCGTCTTGTTTGACACCCTGGTTAAGCGCCACAGCGTGGACGAGATGGTGGCGATCCTGGCCCACGAGATGGGGCACTTCAAAAAACGGCATATGGACCAGGCCCTGGTCATCGCGGTGGTGCATGCCGGGGTGATCTGCTACCTGCTGGCGCTTGTCCTCTCCTGCCCGGCGCTGTATGCCGCCTTTTTTCTGGAGACCCCATCGGTTCACGCCGGCCTGGTTTTTTTCGGGATTCTCTGTGGACCCCTGGAATTTCTGGTGGGGCTCCCGCTGCGGGCGCTTGCGCGCCAAAACGAACTGGCCGCCGACCGCTTCGCGGTCGCCACCACCGGCAGCAAAGAGGCCCTGGAGAGCGCCCTTAAAAAACTCTCGGCCCACAACCTGGCCAATCTCAGCCCGCACCGGTTCTATGTCTGGCTGCATTACGCGCATCCGCCGGTCACCCAGCGGATCGCGGCGATTGAAACCATCCGGGATCCCCGGCTGTTCGGTTGGGATCCCAAAACTTTCTGA
- a CDS encoding zinc ribbon domain-containing protein, giving the protein MPIYEFLCENCCCQFEELVLSPADPPPRCPGCQSQAVKKIMSAGAIRPKGIATGAGGFKAPTCKPASGG; this is encoded by the coding sequence ATGCCCATCTATGAGTTTCTCTGTGAAAACTGCTGCTGTCAGTTCGAAGAACTGGTTCTGAGCCCCGCCGACCCCCCGCCCAGATGCCCCGGATGCCAGTCGCAAGCGGTGAAGAAGATCATGTCGGCCGGCGCGATTCGCCCCAAAGGCATCGCCACAGGCGCCGGCGGCTTCAAGGCTCCGACCTGCAAGCCTGCCTCGGGCGGCTGA